Genomic DNA from Streptomyces sp. GS7:
GGAGCGCGGCGACCGCGGCGCCGATGGTCGCGGTCCGCAGGCGGTACGACTTCTTGGTGGTCCCCATAGGAATTCACCTCACGTGACTCCTCCCCCCGGATAAGTCCGGGGGGCTTCTCCTGTCGGTGGCTAGGCCACGTCGGGAAGGACCAGCCCGGCCCTGATAGCGACATTGAGTGCGCCGACCTGGTCCGCGTTGGCGCTGTGGCCGCACTGGGTGTACTCGAACTTCTCTTGCGTGGTGCGGTTCTCGCCGGACACGTCCCTGCAGGCGGGGCAAGTGCGGGAGGTGTTGCGGGGGTCCACCGGGATCAGCTTGCGATTGGCGCTCTCAGCCTTATGCGCGAGGATGCCCAGGAACACCCCCCAACCCGCGTCGTGGATACTCTTGTTCAGCCCGGCTTTGGCTGCGGCGCCGTTCGGCAGGAACGCGCCCGCCTGGTCGGGGTCGGGCTTCGGCTTGGGTGCGCGGACCATGTTCGCGATGCTCAGCCGCTCGTGCGCGATCACGTCGTAGGTGCGGACCACCGTCAGCGCGGTCTTGTGTGCGTGGTCGGTGCGCTGACGGCGCACCTTGCGGTGCAGCTTGGCGACCTTCTCCACTGCCCGGCGGTGCCGGGCAGTGCGGTTCTCTCGCTTCCGGCGCGGGAACTCCTTGAGAGCCCGCTGAGCCTCCGCGAGGGCGTCGGCGCCCAGCTTGCCGTGCCTCGGGTTGGCTATGTGTTCGCCCTCGCTGGTGGTCAGGAAGTGAGCTACGCCCATGTCGATGCCGCACGCAGCGCCCGTCGCGGGCAGCGGTTCGGCAGGTACCTCGTCGCAGGCGAGGATCACATACCAGTGCTTTCCCTCACGCTTGACGGACACGGTCTTGACCCGGCCCTTCACGGGCCGGTGCTGGTGCACGCGGACGTGCCCGACACCTTGCAGCCGGACCCGCGTCACGGGGTCGTACGGGGTGGAGTCCCAGCGGCAGCCGTCCCCGTCCTTGGGGAAGTCCACCGTGTCGAACCAGTTGACCCCACGGAAGCGCGGGTATCCAGGGGAGCAGTGATCCCGCAGCATCTCGCCGAGCGCGGCAGCCTGGCGGACCGTGGGGCGGAGGAGGAACTTATAC
This window encodes:
- a CDS encoding RNA-guided endonuclease InsQ/TnpB family protein — protein: MHRAYKFLLRPTVRQAAALGEMLRDHCSPGYPRFRGVNWFDTVDFPKDGDGCRWDSTPYDPVTRVRLQGVGHVRVHQHRPVKGRVKTVSVKREGKHWYVILACDEVPAEPLPATGAACGIDMGVAHFLTTSEGEHIANPRHGKLGADALAEAQRALKEFPRRKRENRTARHRRAVEKVAKLHRKVRRQRTDHAHKTALTVVRTYDVIAHERLSIANMVRAPKPKPDPDQAGAFLPNGAAAKAGLNKSIHDAGWGVFLGILAHKAESANRKLIPVDPRNTSRTCPACRDVSGENRTTQEKFEYTQCGHSANADQVGALNVAIRAGLVLPDVA